Proteins encoded by one window of Polaribacter haliotis:
- a CDS encoding DUF3307 domain-containing protein, translated as MLLFLKLLLAHILGDFVFQPQKWVTDKEQKKIKSVKLYFHIAVHAVLLLFFLQFNLKEYWLSFIIIIVSHYIFDVLKLTFQNKKSKRTWFFIDQVLHLLALFFVATLYSKFNFNFDEFFTRKILLLLIGILLITNVSSVIIKVFITQWNPENKKENDDSLAKAGRYIGILERLFVFIFVITNHWEAIGFLLAAKSVFRFGDLTSSKDRKLTEYILIGTLLSFGLAIIIGILYSYFVTLM; from the coding sequence ATGCTTTTATTTTTAAAACTTTTATTGGCACATATTTTAGGAGATTTTGTTTTTCAACCCCAAAAATGGGTAACAGACAAAGAACAAAAGAAAATTAAGTCAGTAAAACTGTACTTTCATATTGCTGTTCATGCTGTTTTGTTGCTATTTTTTCTTCAATTTAATTTGAAGGAATATTGGCTTAGTTTTATAATAATTATAGTTTCTCATTATATTTTTGATGTTTTAAAACTCACTTTTCAAAACAAAAAAAGTAAACGAACTTGGTTTTTTATAGACCAGGTTTTACATCTTTTGGCCTTGTTTTTTGTCGCTACTTTATACTCCAAGTTCAATTTTAATTTTGATGAGTTTTTTACTCGTAAAATATTATTATTGTTAATTGGAATCCTTTTGATAACAAACGTTTCATCAGTAATAATTAAAGTTTTTATTACACAGTGGAATCCTGAAAATAAAAAAGAAAACGACGATTCTCTTGCAAAAGCAGGACGTTATATTGGTATTTTAGAACGTTTATTTGTCTTTATTTTTGTAATTACAAATCATTGGGAAGCAATTGGTTTTTTATTGGCAGCAAAGTCGGTTTTTAGGTTTGGAGATTTAACATCGTCCAAAGACAGAAAACTAACAGAATATATTTTAATTGGTACTTTATTAAGTTTCGGGTTGGCAATTATAATCGGAATCTTATATTCGTATTTTGTAACTCTTATGTAA
- a CDS encoding ATP-dependent helicase, whose product MNSYLNSLNEAQKQAVLQKDGPMIIIAGAGSGKTRVLTYRIAHLMKQGVDSFNILSLTFTNKAAKEMKARIAGVVGNSEAKNLWMGTFHSVFARILRSEADKLGFPSNFTIYDSQDSVRLITAIIKEKNLNKEQYKPKQILNRISSFKNSLITVRAYFNNSDLQEADLHASRPEVGNIYKEYVDRCFKAGAMDFDDLLLRTNELLARFPETLAKYQDRFRYIMVDEYQDTNHSQYLIVKALADKFGNICVVGDDSQSIYSFRGANIQNILNFQKDYPDVKTFKLEQNYRSTSNIVNAANSVIARNKTKLDKEVWTSNDAGDSINVMRTISDGEEGRFVAQSIWENQMNHQLSSDNFCVLYRTNSQSRAIEDALRKKNIDYKIYGGISFYQRKEIKDILSYLRILINPNDEEALKRIINYPARGIGATTIDKLTIAANHYKKSIFDIIKYIDKIDLKINSGTKNKLQNFMNMMLRLQIEAKTKNAFEIAETVVKQTLLIKDLEKDGTPEAVSKVENVQELLNGIKDFITDKIEEGEDASLTTFLEDVALATDFDSEKNDDKPSVSLMTIHQSKGLEYMYVYVVGLEENLFPSAMSMNTRSELEEERRLFYVALTRAEKVAYLTYAQTRYRWGKLVDAEPSRFLEEIDDQYLHYITPKVPEPSINRFVDKSIFDDAPKGIRFQKPIQRKKMERDLAKKKEIIVPKNLKKVSQVAAKANLFDGNISVGNIVEHNRFGSGEVIALEGNGPNKKAEIKFGTVGKKKLLLQFAKLRVIG is encoded by the coding sequence TTGAATAGTTACTTAAATTCTTTAAACGAAGCTCAAAAACAAGCAGTTTTACAAAAAGATGGCCCAATGATTATTATTGCTGGTGCAGGTTCTGGTAAAACACGTGTATTAACTTACAGAATTGCTCATTTAATGAAACAGGGCGTAGATTCGTTTAATATTTTATCATTAACATTTACCAACAAAGCTGCCAAAGAAATGAAAGCAAGAATTGCTGGAGTAGTTGGTAATAGTGAAGCAAAAAACCTTTGGATGGGAACATTTCACTCGGTTTTTGCAAGAATTTTACGTTCGGAAGCAGATAAGTTGGGCTTTCCTTCAAATTTTACAATTTACGATTCACAAGATTCTGTTCGTTTGATAACTGCAATTATTAAAGAAAAAAACTTAAATAAGGAACAATACAAGCCAAAACAGATTTTAAATAGAATATCTTCTTTTAAAAATAGTTTAATAACGGTTAGAGCATATTTTAATAATTCCGATTTACAAGAAGCAGATTTGCATGCTAGCAGACCAGAAGTTGGTAATATTTACAAGGAATATGTAGATAGATGCTTTAAAGCTGGTGCAATGGATTTTGATGATTTATTGTTAAGAACCAACGAGTTATTAGCGCGTTTTCCAGAAACTTTAGCAAAATACCAAGATCGTTTTAGATATATTATGGTAGATGAGTATCAAGATACAAATCACTCGCAATATTTAATCGTAAAAGCGTTGGCAGATAAATTTGGTAATATTTGTGTGGTTGGAGACGATTCTCAAAGTATTTATAGTTTTAGGGGTGCAAATATTCAGAATATTTTAAATTTTCAGAAAGATTATCCTGATGTTAAAACCTTTAAATTAGAGCAAAATTATAGATCTACAAGTAATATTGTAAATGCAGCAAACTCTGTAATAGCAAGAAATAAGACCAAATTAGATAAAGAAGTTTGGACTTCTAACGACGCTGGAGATTCCATAAACGTAATGCGAACAATTTCTGATGGGGAAGAAGGGCGTTTTGTGGCACAATCTATTTGGGAAAATCAGATGAATCATCAATTAAGTTCCGATAATTTTTGTGTTTTGTATAGAACAAATTCACAATCACGAGCTATTGAAGATGCTTTAAGAAAGAAAAATATAGATTATAAAATTTACGGAGGAATTTCCTTTTATCAACGTAAAGAAATTAAAGACATCCTGTCTTACTTACGTATATTAATCAACCCAAATGACGAGGAAGCTTTAAAGAGAATTATAAATTATCCTGCAAGAGGAATTGGTGCAACAACCATAGACAAACTAACAATAGCAGCAAATCATTATAAAAAATCTATTTTCGATATTATAAAATATATCGATAAAATTGATTTAAAAATAAATTCTGGAACAAAAAATAAGTTGCAGAATTTTATGAATATGATGTTGCGTTTACAAATAGAAGCAAAAACAAAAAATGCCTTCGAAATTGCAGAAACTGTTGTAAAACAAACACTTTTAATTAAAGATTTAGAAAAAGACGGAACACCAGAAGCTGTAAGTAAAGTAGAAAATGTTCAAGAATTATTAAACGGAATTAAAGATTTTATTACAGATAAGATTGAAGAAGGAGAAGATGCATCTTTAACTACATTTTTAGAAGATGTTGCTTTGGCTACAGATTTCGATTCAGAAAAAAATGATGATAAACCAAGTGTTTCTTTAATGACCATTCACCAATCTAAAGGTTTGGAATATATGTATGTATATGTAGTAGGTTTAGAGGAAAATTTATTTCCATCTGCAATGAGCATGAATACCAGGAGTGAGTTGGAAGAAGAACGCAGGTTATTTTACGTGGCGTTAACCAGAGCAGAAAAAGTTGCTTATTTAACCTACGCACAAACACGTTATAGATGGGGAAAGTTGGTAGATGCAGAACCAAGTAGGTTTTTAGAAGAAATAGACGATCAATATTTACATTATATAACACCAAAAGTACCAGAACCTTCTATAAATAGGTTTGTAGATAAAAGTATTTTCGATGATGCTCCAAAAGGAATTCGCTTTCAAAAACCAATTCAGCGTAAAAAAATGGAACGTGATTTGGCAAAAAAGAAAGAAATTATTGTTCCTAAAAACTTAAAAAAAGTTTCTCAAGTAGCAGCTAAAGCGAATCTATTTGATGGCAATATTTCTGTAGGTAATATCGTTGAACATAATAGATTTGGTAGTGGAGAAGTAATAGCTTTGGAAGGAAATGGACCTAATAAAAAAGCAGAAATTAAATTTGGTACAGTTGGTAAAAAGAAATTGTTATTACAATTTGCCAAATTAAGAGTGATTGGTTAA
- the dnaJ gene encoding molecular chaperone DnaJ, with amino-acid sequence MAKQDYYEVLGISKSASQAEIKKGYRKMAIKYHPDKNPDDTTAEENFKKAAEAYEILSDENKKARYDQYGHQAFDGPQGGGGFGGGGMNMDDIFSQFGDIFGGGGGFGGFGGGGQRQARVKGSNMRIRVKLTLEEIAKGVEKKVKVRRKVQADGVTYKTCTTCNGSGQQMRVTNTILGRMQTATTCGTCSGAGEIINSKPNGADAQGLITKEETVSINIPAGVTEGVQLKVGGKGNDAPGKNSISGDLLVLIEEIPHEKLKREGTNIHYDLYVNFSEAVLGVSKEVETVTGKVKIKIEPGTQSGKILRLKGKGLPSIERYGTGDFLIHINVWTPQHLDKEQKQFFEKMSDNENFTPNPNTSDKSFFEKVKDMFS; translated from the coding sequence ATGGCAAAACAAGATTATTACGAAGTATTAGGAATTTCTAAATCGGCTTCACAAGCAGAAATTAAGAAAGGATATAGAAAAATGGCAATTAAATATCATCCAGATAAAAATCCGGATGACACAACTGCAGAAGAGAACTTTAAAAAAGCTGCAGAGGCTTACGAAATCTTAAGTGACGAAAACAAAAAAGCGAGATATGATCAATATGGTCATCAAGCTTTTGACGGTCCTCAAGGTGGAGGTGGTTTTGGTGGTGGAGGCATGAATATGGATGACATATTCAGTCAGTTTGGAGACATCTTTGGAGGTGGAGGTGGTTTTGGTGGATTTGGAGGTGGAGGCCAACGTCAAGCCAGAGTAAAAGGAAGTAATATGCGTATTCGTGTAAAACTTACCTTAGAAGAAATTGCCAAAGGAGTAGAGAAAAAGGTAAAAGTTCGCAGAAAAGTTCAAGCGGATGGAGTTACATATAAAACTTGTACAACTTGTAATGGATCTGGACAGCAAATGCGTGTTACCAATACCATTTTGGGTAGAATGCAAACTGCAACTACTTGTGGAACGTGTTCTGGTGCAGGAGAAATTATAAATAGTAAGCCAAATGGTGCAGATGCACAAGGCTTAATTACAAAAGAAGAAACAGTTTCAATTAATATTCCTGCAGGTGTTACAGAAGGTGTTCAGCTAAAAGTAGGAGGGAAAGGAAACGATGCTCCAGGAAAAAATTCAATTTCTGGAGATTTATTAGTTCTTATAGAAGAAATTCCACATGAAAAACTAAAAAGAGAAGGTACAAATATTCATTACGATTTATATGTTAACTTTTCTGAGGCAGTTTTAGGTGTTAGTAAAGAAGTAGAAACTGTAACTGGAAAAGTGAAAATTAAAATTGAACCAGGTACACAATCTGGTAAAATATTAAGACTAAAAGGAAAAGGTTTACCAAGTATTGAGCGTTATGGAACAGGAGATTTCTTGATTCATATTAATGTTTGGACGCCTCAGCATTTAGACAAAGAACAAAAGCAATTCTTTGAAAAAATGTCTGATAATGAGAATTTTACACCAAATCCGAATACTTCAGATAAATCATTTTTTGAAAAAGTAAAAGATATGTTTTCATAA
- the murA gene encoding UDP-N-acetylglucosamine 1-carboxyvinyltransferase yields the protein MASFKIEGGHKLNGTITPQGAKNEVLQILCAVLLTPEKVVVNNVPDIIDVNKLIFILGELGVKVKKLSRSSYSFQADEIDLDYLESADFKRDGSSLRGSIMIVGPLLARFGRGYIPRPGGDKIGRRRLDTHFEGFIRLGAKFRYNKEESFYGVEAEELNGVEMLLDEASVTGTANILMAAVLATGTTKIYNAACEPYIQQLSKMLNSMGAKISGVGSNLLIIEGVNSLGGCEHTVLPDMIEIGSWIGVAVMTQSELTIKNVSWENLGQIPNVFRKLGITLEKRGDDIYIPEQESYEIQNYIDGSVLTVADAPWPGFTPDLLSIVLVIATQAKGTVLIHQKMFESRLFFVDKLIDMGAKVILCDPHRATVIGMNFKSSLKATKMTSPDIRAGISLLIAALSAKGTSIINNIEQIDRGYENIEARLKSIGAKIERIED from the coding sequence ATGGCATCATTTAAAATTGAAGGAGGACATAAATTAAATGGAACAATAACTCCACAAGGAGCAAAAAATGAGGTTTTACAAATACTTTGTGCAGTTTTATTAACGCCAGAAAAAGTAGTTGTAAACAATGTTCCTGATATTATAGATGTAAATAAATTAATTTTTATTCTTGGTGAATTAGGAGTAAAAGTTAAAAAATTAAGTAGAAGTTCATATTCATTTCAAGCAGATGAAATTGATTTAGATTATTTAGAATCTGCAGATTTTAAAAGAGATGGAAGTTCTTTACGTGGTTCAATTATGATTGTTGGTCCACTTTTAGCAAGATTTGGTAGAGGATATATTCCAAGACCTGGAGGAGATAAAATTGGTAGAAGACGTTTAGATACACATTTTGAAGGCTTTATTAGATTAGGTGCAAAATTTAGATACAATAAAGAAGAATCATTTTACGGAGTTGAAGCAGAAGAGCTAAATGGAGTAGAAATGTTATTAGATGAAGCTTCTGTAACTGGTACTGCAAATATTTTAATGGCGGCTGTTTTAGCAACAGGAACTACAAAAATTTATAATGCAGCTTGCGAACCTTATATTCAACAATTGTCTAAAATGTTGAATTCTATGGGCGCAAAAATCTCTGGAGTTGGCTCAAATTTATTAATTATAGAAGGTGTAAATTCTCTTGGTGGTTGTGAGCACACAGTTTTACCAGATATGATTGAAATTGGTTCTTGGATTGGGGTTGCAGTAATGACACAATCTGAACTAACCATAAAAAATGTTAGTTGGGAAAATCTTGGACAAATACCTAATGTATTTAGAAAATTAGGAATTACTTTAGAAAAAAGAGGAGATGATATTTACATTCCAGAACAAGAATCTTACGAAATTCAGAATTATATAGATGGTTCTGTTTTAACAGTTGCAGATGCACCTTGGCCAGGTTTTACGCCAGATTTATTAAGTATTGTTTTGGTAATTGCAACACAGGCAAAAGGAACCGTTTTAATCCATCAAAAAATGTTCGAAAGCCGTCTATTTTTTGTTGATAAACTGATTGATATGGGAGCAAAAGTAATTTTGTGCGATCCTCATAGAGCAACAGTAATTGGTATGAATTTTAAATCGAGTTTGAAGGCAACAAAAATGACTTCACCAGATATTAGAGCAGGAATTTCTTTATTAATAGCAGCTTTATCCGCAAAAGGAACTTCTATAATTAATAATATAGAACAAATAGACAGAGGTTACGAAAACATAGAGGCTCGTTTAAAATCTATAGGTGCAAAAATTGAAAGAATAGAAGATTAA
- a CDS encoding nucleotide exchange factor GrpE: MSKKDNIKDEEIINEQETVQVEENQEVEAEVVIEEPTPEELVQAEKDKFLRLFAEFENYKKRTTRERVELFKTAGQEVMTALLPVVDDFERALSHIEEDKEAEELRKGVLLIYNKFYNTLEQKGLSKIETNAGDVFDAEIHEAITQIPAPSDDMKGKVIDCVEKGYKLGDKIIRYPKVVIGQ, encoded by the coding sequence ATGAGTAAGAAAGATAATATAAAAGACGAAGAGATAATCAACGAACAAGAAACTGTTCAAGTTGAAGAAAATCAAGAGGTTGAAGCAGAAGTTGTAATAGAAGAGCCAACTCCAGAAGAGTTAGTTCAAGCTGAAAAAGATAAATTTTTACGGTTATTTGCAGAGTTCGAAAACTATAAAAAAAGAACCACAAGAGAAAGAGTCGAATTATTTAAGACAGCAGGTCAGGAAGTAATGACAGCTTTACTGCCAGTTGTAGATGATTTCGAACGCGCTTTGTCACATATCGAAGAAGATAAAGAAGCAGAAGAATTAAGAAAAGGTGTTTTATTGATTTATAATAAATTTTACAACACTTTAGAGCAAAAAGGATTATCAAAAATAGAAACCAATGCTGGAGATGTTTTTGATGCCGAAATTCATGAAGCAATTACACAAATTCCTGCTCCATCAGATGATATGAAAGGAAAAGTAATTGATTGTGTTGAAAAAGGATACAAGTTAGGAGATAAAATTATTCGTTATCCAAAAGTGGTAATAGGACAGTAA
- a CDS encoding SatD family protein: MTSILTGDIINSRKKDDDLWLSTLKNALSSFGKSPKYWQIYRGDSFQLEIENPEEAFFGALKLKSYLKRIEGIDVRIGIGIGEKKYEDANITASNGEAFVNSGFAFDNYLKKQNLAIKTPWQDIDEEINIALDLASLTIDSWTQNSAEVFNLSIENREATQKEIAKTLGITQGRVSERQKRAGFDPIMNLESRFRKLINQKITE; encoded by the coding sequence ATGACAAGTATTTTAACTGGAGATATTATAAATTCTAGAAAGAAAGATGATGATTTATGGTTATCAACTTTAAAAAATGCACTTTCTAGTTTTGGAAAATCACCAAAGTATTGGCAGATATATAGAGGAGATAGTTTTCAATTAGAAATAGAAAACCCTGAAGAAGCATTTTTTGGAGCCTTAAAATTAAAATCTTATTTGAAAAGAATTGAAGGAATTGATGTTAGAATTGGGATAGGAATAGGCGAAAAAAAGTATGAAGATGCAAATATAACAGCATCTAATGGAGAAGCTTTTGTAAACTCTGGTTTTGCATTTGATAATTATCTAAAAAAACAAAATTTAGCCATAAAAACGCCTTGGCAAGATATTGATGAAGAAATAAATATTGCGTTAGATTTGGCCTCATTAACCATAGATTCTTGGACACAAAATTCTGCAGAAGTTTTTAATTTGTCGATAGAAAATAGAGAAGCAACCCAAAAAGAAATTGCAAAAACTTTAGGAATAACTCAAGGTAGAGTTAGTGAAAGACAAAAACGAGCTGGTTTCGATCCTATAATGAATCTGGAAAGTCGTTTTAGAAAATTAATCAACCAAAAAATAACCGAATAA
- a CDS encoding aconitate hydratase, translating to MAFDIDMIKKVYANVVERVDAAREITGKPLTLAEKILYSHLWDGNPTKAFTRGKDYVDFAPDRIALQDATAQMALLQFMQAGKTKVAVPTTTHCDHLIQAKNGASLDLQSALNTSNEVFNFLESVSNKYGLGFWKPGAGIIHQVVLENYAFPGGMMIGTDSHTVNAGGLGMVAIGVGGADAVDVMAGMAWELKFPKLIGVKLTGKLSGWTAPKDVILKVAGIVSAKGGTGAIVEYFGEGAKAMSCTGKGTICNMGAEIGATTSTFGYDESMERYLRATDRSDVADAANKVKDYLTGDDEVYANPDAYFDQVIEINLSELSPLLNGPFTPDLSTKAGSDMTKKANENDWPLAVEWGLIGSCTNSSYEDLSRASSIAQQAIDKGLKMKSELGINPGSEKVRYTADRDGIIGIFEKLDAKIFTNACGPCIGQWARYSDPKNAPKNSIIHSFNRNFAKRADGNPNTHAFVASPEMVAAVAIAGRLDFNPMTDKLINKNGEEVMLDEPTGWELPPKGFEVKDDGYLAPEEDGSHVKIAVNDDSERLQLLEPFTPIGNDISGAKLLIKAFGKCTTDHISMAGPWLRFRGHLDNISNNCLIGAVNDFGRKTNLVKNQLTGEFGGVPDTARAYKAAGVKSIVVGDHNYGEGSSREHAAMEPRHLGVVAVLVKSFARIHETNLKKQGMLGLTFANEADYDLIQEDDTFNFIDMNEFAPNKPLTIEVVHADGSKDIVMANHTYNQGQIDWYNEGSALNLIKKENAK from the coding sequence ATGGCTTTTGATATAGATATGATCAAAAAAGTGTATGCTAACGTTGTGGAACGAGTAGATGCAGCACGTGAAATTACAGGGAAACCTTTAACTTTAGCAGAGAAAATTTTATACTCTCATCTTTGGGATGGAAATCCTACCAAAGCTTTTACGCGTGGTAAAGACTATGTAGATTTCGCACCAGATAGAATTGCTTTACAAGATGCAACTGCACAAATGGCTTTATTACAGTTTATGCAAGCTGGTAAAACAAAAGTTGCTGTTCCTACAACAACACATTGTGATCACTTAATTCAGGCCAAAAATGGGGCAAGTTTAGATTTACAATCTGCCTTAAATACAAGTAACGAAGTTTTTAATTTCTTAGAATCGGTATCTAATAAATACGGTTTAGGTTTCTGGAAACCAGGAGCAGGAATTATACACCAAGTAGTATTAGAAAATTATGCATTTCCAGGAGGAATGATGATTGGTACAGATTCTCATACTGTAAACGCAGGAGGATTAGGAATGGTAGCTATTGGAGTTGGTGGAGCAGATGCTGTAGATGTAATGGCAGGAATGGCTTGGGAATTAAAGTTTCCAAAATTAATAGGTGTTAAATTAACAGGAAAACTTTCTGGTTGGACTGCACCAAAAGATGTTATTTTAAAAGTTGCTGGAATTGTTTCTGCTAAAGGAGGAACAGGAGCAATCGTAGAATATTTTGGAGAAGGAGCAAAAGCAATGTCTTGTACTGGAAAAGGTACAATTTGTAATATGGGAGCAGAAATTGGAGCAACAACTTCAACTTTTGGTTACGACGAATCTATGGAACGTTATTTACGTGCTACAGATAGAAGTGATGTTGCAGATGCAGCAAATAAGGTAAAAGATTATTTAACTGGAGATGATGAAGTTTATGCAAATCCAGATGCTTATTTCGACCAAGTTATAGAAATTAACTTATCAGAATTAAGCCCATTATTAAATGGACCTTTTACACCAGATTTATCTACGAAAGCAGGTTCTGATATGACTAAAAAAGCTAATGAAAATGATTGGCCTTTAGCTGTTGAATGGGGTTTAATTGGGTCTTGTACAAACTCTTCTTATGAAGATTTATCTCGAGCATCTTCGATTGCACAACAAGCGATAGATAAAGGATTAAAAATGAAATCTGAATTAGGAATTAACCCAGGTTCTGAAAAAGTAAGATATACTGCAGATAGAGATGGGATTATTGGAATTTTCGAAAAATTAGATGCTAAGATTTTTACAAATGCTTGTGGACCATGTATTGGTCAATGGGCAAGATACTCAGATCCTAAAAATGCACCTAAGAACTCGATAATTCATTCTTTTAATAGAAACTTTGCAAAACGTGCAGATGGGAACCCAAATACACATGCTTTTGTAGCTTCACCAGAAATGGTTGCAGCAGTTGCAATTGCTGGTCGTTTAGATTTTAATCCAATGACGGATAAATTAATAAATAAAAACGGAGAAGAAGTAATGTTAGATGAACCTACAGGATGGGAATTACCTCCAAAAGGTTTTGAAGTAAAAGATGATGGGTATTTAGCACCAGAGGAAGATGGAAGTCATGTTAAAATTGCTGTTAATGACGATTCTGAAAGATTACAATTATTAGAGCCTTTTACACCAATTGGAAATGATATTTCTGGAGCAAAATTGTTAATTAAAGCTTTCGGAAAATGTACTACAGATCATATATCTATGGCTGGACCATGGTTACGTTTTAGAGGTCATTTAGATAATATTTCTAACAACTGTTTAATTGGAGCTGTAAACGATTTTGGTAGAAAAACTAATTTAGTAAAGAACCAATTAACAGGAGAATTTGGTGGAGTACCAGATACAGCAAGAGCTTATAAAGCTGCAGGCGTAAAATCTATTGTTGTTGGAGACCATAATTATGGAGAAGGTTCTTCTAGGGAACATGCAGCTATGGAACCAAGACATTTAGGTGTTGTTGCTGTTTTAGTAAAATCTTTTGCTAGAATTCATGAAACAAACTTAAAGAAACAAGGTATGCTAGGTTTAACATTTGCAAATGAAGCAGATTACGACTTAATTCAAGAAGATGATACTTTCAACTTTATAGATATGAATGAATTTGCACCAAACAAACCTTTAACAATTGAAGTTGTTCATGCAGATGGAAGTAAAGACATTGTAATGGCAAACCATACATATAACCAAGGTCAAATCGATTGGTATAACGAAGGATCTGCTTTAAATTTAATAAAAAAGGAAAACGCTAAGTAA
- a CDS encoding alkaline phosphatase family protein — protein MLKYIPLILILLITKITLSQKKNVLLVGIDGLQLEELAKVKTPNFDKFNIKKGFNGGLLGTDSQQVTSSGPSWVTVLTGVWTDNHKITSNSSNQVSASKSVFNFIKTSNSKLKTASISTWKNINLLLYKDMYLVDFSTQGGLDDNSTKIAVDLIEGKGLDFVFVHLDDVDHAGHAHGFGEKYSKSILKMDENIGYLLKATEHRNKNFNEDWLVILVTDHGRDSKGFGHGNQTISEKSIFVGLNKKGNSFFESVNNDKKINAIQELEKQTIPQTAVVPTILKYLNIPIKKEWKLDAKPLID, from the coding sequence ATGCTAAAATACATCCCTTTAATACTTATTTTACTAATAACAAAAATAACTCTTTCTCAAAAAAAGAACGTTTTATTAGTAGGAATCGATGGGTTACAATTAGAAGAATTAGCAAAAGTAAAAACACCTAATTTCGATAAATTCAACATAAAAAAGGGTTTTAATGGAGGATTATTGGGTACAGATTCTCAACAAGTAACTTCCAGTGGTCCTAGTTGGGTAACCGTTTTAACTGGAGTTTGGACCGATAATCATAAAATTACTAGTAATTCTTCAAATCAAGTTAGTGCTTCTAAAAGTGTGTTTAATTTTATAAAAACTTCAAATTCTAAATTAAAAACAGCGAGTATTTCAACATGGAAGAACATTAATTTATTATTATATAAAGATATGTATTTGGTAGATTTTTCTACACAAGGAGGTTTAGATGATAATTCAACAAAAATAGCTGTAGATTTAATAGAGGGTAAAGGTTTAGACTTTGTATTTGTTCATTTAGATGATGTAGATCATGCAGGACATGCACATGGTTTTGGTGAAAAGTATTCGAAATCTATATTAAAAATGGATGAAAATATTGGTTATCTTTTAAAAGCAACTGAACATAGAAATAAAAATTTTAACGAAGATTGGTTGGTTATTTTAGTCACAGATCATGGTAGAGATTCCAAAGGTTTTGGGCATGGAAACCAAACAATTTCAGAAAAATCAATTTTTGTTGGTCTGAATAAAAAAGGAAATTCGTTTTTTGAAAGTGTGAATAATGATAAAAAAATCAATGCTATTCAAGAATTAGAAAAGCAAACCATTCCACAGACTGCTGTAGTGCCCACAATATTAAAATATTTAAACATTCCTATAAAAAAAGAATGGAAATTAGATGCCAAGCCTTTGATAGATTAA
- a CDS encoding DUF4290 domain-containing protein has protein sequence MTFELEYNSGRPLMIIPEYGRHIQKLVDHCVALESKEERDKMAKAIVDVMGNLQPHLRDVPDFKHKLWDQLYIMSDFKLDAESPYPIPSKEELQEKPESLAYPKSASRYRYYGNNIQTMIDVALSWEEGEKKEALVFTIANHMKKCYLNWNKDTVDDAVIFKHLYDLSDGKLDLRETEEELSESKNLLRKRNSQGQNNSKTNHKKPHHNNQNKNRKRY, from the coding sequence ATGACATTCGAATTAGAATACAACTCAGGAAGACCGTTAATGATAATACCAGAATATGGTAGACATATACAAAAATTAGTAGACCATTGTGTAGCTTTAGAATCTAAAGAAGAACGCGATAAAATGGCAAAAGCTATTGTAGATGTTATGGGAAATTTACAACCACATTTACGTGATGTTCCAGATTTTAAGCACAAATTATGGGATCAGTTGTACATTATGTCAGATTTTAAATTAGATGCAGAATCTCCTTATCCAATTCCATCTAAAGAAGAACTACAGGAAAAACCAGAAAGTTTAGCGTATCCAAAATCTGCATCGAGATATCGTTATTATGGTAACAATATTCAAACAATGATAGATGTTGCTTTAAGTTGGGAAGAAGGAGAAAAGAAAGAAGCATTGGTTTTTACCATTGCAAATCATATGAAAAAATGTTATTTAAACTGGAATAAAGATACAGTAGATGATGCTGTAATTTTTAAACATTTATACGATTTATCTGACGGAAAATTAGATTTAAGAGAAACAGAAGAAGAATTATCTGAAAGTAAAAATTTGTTAAGAAAAAGGAATTCTCAAGGGCAGAATAACTCTAAAACAAATCATAAAAAACCACACCACAATAATCAAAATAAAAATAGAAAAAGATATTAG